In one window of Pseudomonas sp. IAC-BECa141 DNA:
- a CDS encoding XRE family transcriptional regulator, protein MNTLGSRIKQYRKAKGMSQQALAYACGWESQSRIGNYEKGARQPNLHDLKKIAEALGVSFPDLVAGKDRSDIESYPDVIQGRIRSEDGLVAAYGRSRDKDQPVSSLVGWAKDGKVPVLSNAQVSSEGFFEAVEPPPGQGEGFLNIHSDDPDAYGLRVLGDSLMPRIKNGEFVLIEPNKRFYSGDEVIVRTSSGKAMIKEFIYLRDGMYRLDSVNTDHETLHIAENEVEEIHLVGGILKSSRFLYSAATY, encoded by the coding sequence ATGAACACACTAGGCTCACGTATCAAGCAGTATCGAAAAGCCAAAGGTATGAGCCAACAGGCTCTTGCTTACGCCTGCGGATGGGAATCACAGTCTCGAATAGGTAACTATGAGAAAGGGGCTCGACAGCCAAATCTCCACGACCTAAAAAAAATCGCGGAGGCACTGGGGGTATCTTTTCCAGACCTTGTAGCTGGGAAAGATCGATCCGACATTGAATCGTACCCAGATGTAATACAAGGCCGGATTCGATCCGAAGACGGACTTGTTGCGGCATACGGCAGATCCAGAGATAAAGACCAGCCGGTTAGCAGCCTCGTCGGCTGGGCAAAGGATGGCAAGGTACCTGTCCTATCAAATGCGCAAGTGAGCAGTGAAGGTTTCTTCGAAGCAGTTGAGCCTCCACCTGGCCAAGGCGAAGGATTTCTTAACATACATAGTGATGATCCGGATGCTTACGGCTTAAGAGTTCTTGGCGATAGTTTGATGCCCCGAATCAAAAACGGTGAGTTCGTTCTTATAGAGCCGAACAAGCGTTTCTACAGTGGGGACGAGGTCATAGTACGAACCTCCTCCGGCAAAGCTATGATTAAAGAATTCATCTATCTCCGTGACGGAATGTACCGACTCGATAGCGTCAATACCGATCACGAGACTCTCCACATTGCGGAAAATGAAGTGGAAGAAATCCATCTAGTAGGTGGAATCCTCAAATCCTCCCGCTTTTTATACAGTGCCGCGACCTATTAA
- a CDS encoding LysR family transcriptional regulator yields the protein MDRIQAMQVFVRVAEAGSFIQAAQTLSLPASTVTSTVKNLEKYLQVRLLNRTTRRVSLTPEGAQYLGQCREILELIEHTETSLTDSVKRPQGRLRVDMPGGIAHFIVMPNLHDFYTCYPDIYLMIGVNDRQVDLIQEGVDCVIRTGELDDSTLVARPLGRFRWVTCASVAYLEENGSPQTPLDLSHHRAIHYFSGRARHAGEMRFARGTEKISVPVNGTAAVNETGLYIKMCLDGFGLIQLAENVVSEHLQEGRLVEVLADWQPASVPVHLLYPHQRFLSPAVSAFADWIAGLIRDE from the coding sequence ATGGATCGTATTCAAGCAATGCAGGTATTCGTCCGTGTGGCTGAGGCAGGAAGCTTTATCCAGGCGGCGCAGACGCTCTCTCTGCCGGCCTCGACGGTTACCAGCACCGTCAAGAATCTTGAGAAGTACCTGCAGGTGCGCTTGCTAAATAGAACAACACGCCGGGTCAGCCTAACGCCTGAGGGCGCGCAGTACCTGGGGCAGTGCCGAGAGATACTTGAGCTGATTGAACACACCGAAACCAGCCTGACGGACTCCGTAAAACGGCCGCAGGGGCGTTTGCGGGTCGATATGCCAGGCGGCATTGCACACTTCATCGTCATGCCAAACCTGCACGACTTTTACACTTGCTACCCGGATATCTACCTGATGATCGGCGTCAACGATCGGCAGGTTGATCTGATTCAGGAGGGCGTCGATTGCGTTATTCGCACAGGTGAGCTTGATGACTCAACGCTTGTTGCGCGCCCACTGGGCCGGTTTCGCTGGGTCACCTGTGCGTCTGTTGCCTATCTCGAAGAAAACGGTTCTCCTCAAACACCACTGGATTTGTCACACCACCGGGCCATCCATTACTTTTCGGGCCGCGCAAGGCACGCGGGCGAAATGCGCTTCGCACGCGGTACTGAAAAGATCTCAGTTCCGGTAAACGGTACAGCCGCCGTCAACGAGACTGGGCTCTACATCAAAATGTGCCTTGATGGTTTCGGATTGATTCAGCTTGCTGAGAACGTCGTCAGCGAACACCTGCAAGAGGGTCGGTTGGTCGAAGTGCTTGCTGACTGGCAGCCCGCCTCGGTTCCTGTGCACCTGCTATATCCGCATCAGCGCTTTCTGTCGCCGGCTGTGAGCGCATTCGCTGATTGGATAGCGGGGCTTATCCGAGACGAGTAA
- a CDS encoding amidohydrolase family protein → MAEYYRSIMQAPAAPAARTLIRGATVLSMDGDIGNLACGDILIEGSTITAIGEDLDACDAVVIEASGMIAMPGMVDTHRHSWEGQLRRINPNAATLEDYCNATHFSFAKYYRPADMYIGNLLSALGCIDAGITTLVDNSHNSRTGEHSDAAVEALLDAGIRALHASGAPVAGEWDKAHWPGNLERLQEKYIKKGDNPLLSLAVMAQLEPELWAEARRLGLPIITEFFGGDMAAELEGLHREGLLRSDNIFNHCTALPDAGWKILREAGVRVNVCPRSDAHYGIEDGMFAMQSAQRHGISPGLSVDNETSYSGDMFMEMRVAFYLQRVMGMHHQRCCGAEHHPVVTLPAHDLLKAATVDGAACAGLLDKVGSLVPGKQADLILINAQDINLYPSGNAFGTVVHAAERSNVDTVMIGGRIVKRGGKVLGVDGESLRAAIDESREHLFAAAGYQPDIFVEKFLPLESAK, encoded by the coding sequence ATGGCTGAATACTACCGCAGCATCATGCAAGCCCCGGCCGCTCCGGCCGCTCGTACACTTATTCGCGGCGCCACCGTGCTGAGCATGGATGGCGATATCGGCAATCTGGCGTGCGGCGATATCCTTATCGAGGGCAGCACCATCACGGCCATTGGTGAAGACCTCGATGCCTGCGATGCCGTTGTAATCGAGGCGTCCGGCATGATTGCCATGCCCGGCATGGTCGACACGCACCGCCACTCTTGGGAAGGGCAACTACGACGAATCAATCCGAACGCCGCAACCCTGGAGGACTACTGCAACGCAACCCACTTCTCGTTCGCCAAATACTATCGCCCGGCAGACATGTATATCGGCAACCTCCTGAGCGCACTGGGCTGCATCGATGCCGGTATCACGACGCTGGTGGACAACTCGCATAACAGCCGCACCGGTGAGCACTCCGATGCCGCTGTCGAAGCGCTGCTCGATGCAGGCATACGCGCCTTACACGCCTCGGGGGCGCCGGTTGCGGGTGAGTGGGACAAAGCCCACTGGCCGGGCAATCTGGAGCGTCTGCAGGAAAAATACATCAAGAAAGGCGACAACCCGCTGCTCTCTCTGGCGGTAATGGCGCAGCTGGAGCCTGAGCTGTGGGCTGAGGCCCGACGCCTAGGGCTGCCTATCATCACCGAGTTTTTTGGCGGGGACATGGCGGCTGAGTTGGAAGGATTGCATCGGGAGGGGCTGCTGCGCTCCGACAACATCTTCAACCACTGCACCGCGCTGCCGGACGCCGGCTGGAAAATCCTTCGCGAGGCTGGCGTTCGGGTCAACGTATGCCCGCGTTCAGATGCCCACTACGGCATTGAAGATGGAATGTTCGCCATGCAGTCTGCCCAGCGTCACGGCATCAGCCCGGGACTGAGTGTCGATAACGAAACCTCCTACAGCGGCGACATGTTCATGGAGATGCGGGTGGCGTTCTATCTGCAGCGCGTTATGGGCATGCACCATCAGCGCTGCTGCGGCGCAGAACATCATCCGGTAGTGACCCTGCCAGCTCATGACCTGCTCAAAGCCGCCACGGTCGACGGCGCCGCCTGTGCCGGCTTGCTGGACAAAGTCGGCAGCCTGGTCCCCGGCAAGCAAGCTGATCTGATTCTTATCAACGCGCAGGACATCAACCTTTACCCATCAGGTAACGCTTTCGGCACCGTGGTACACGCAGCAGAACGCAGCAACGTCGACACGGTCATGATTGGCGGACGCATCGTCAAACGTGGCGGCAAGGTGCTGGGCGTGGACGGCGAAAGTTTGCGTGCGGCAATCGACGAGTCCCGTGAGCATCTGTTTGCTGCTGCTGGCTACCAGCCGGACATATTTGTCGAGAAATTCCTGCCGCTTGAGTCAGCCAAGTAA
- a CDS encoding TraR/DksA family transcriptional regulator: MADIADFANDLVQERIDQAMAARSAAKAESAAHSLLFCEACDDPIPEARRLAQPGCSQCISCQSLSERGIQHAR, translated from the coding sequence GTGGCTGACATCGCCGATTTCGCCAACGATCTGGTGCAGGAACGCATCGATCAGGCCATGGCCGCGCGCAGCGCTGCCAAGGCCGAAAGCGCTGCGCATTCCTTGCTGTTCTGCGAAGCCTGTGACGATCCAATCCCGGAAGCCCGCCGCCTGGCCCAGCCGGGTTGCTCGCAGTGCATCAGCTGCCAGTCCCTCTCTGAGCGGGGGATTCAGCATGCTCGATGA
- a CDS encoding VapE domain-containing protein, whose protein sequence is MLDEVLGQFADYGLEPAQPLVFGKLTRCKTSQDKGKEKNGWYVVHEQRTEKGDTLIFGAFGDWRSGETQKIKVKAGRMSLEEREVMRARQEEAKRRAAEIANNAARRAAKRAQGLFERMPTTGRSDYLDRKQIVGINVRYAPRTGAVLVPMKNARDQIMGLQVIFPNKQEDTGRDKSYWPYGMAKEGTFHLLGPHPVPGEPVLVCEGYATGASLHMATSLAVAVAFDAGNLLAVCKVMRERFAGCPLIICRDDDWKTTKPNGDAWNPGEEKASNAALIVGAQVVAPIFAVERHEKWTDFNDLHVAEGLDAVRRQVLAVVRPPAAGGWKDQLARSESGALIAHMQNVELILAHDERWAGVISYCAFSSKIVKLRAAPYGGGIGEWADIDDVRVMKWLAQQYNLRVKSSHVIEAVSVVAHDHAFHPVREYLKKLEWDRVPRLERWLTDVMGVKETDYTSKVGKRWLISAVARVMKPGCKADSVMILEGVQGAGKSTAMSVLGGEWFMDTPFALGDKDGFQAIRGKWIVELGELDSFNKAESTKAKQFFSASTDTYRESYGRRTLDVPRQCVFVGTTNQDEYLKDATGNRRYWPVACTKVDVPLLREIRDQLWAEAVFCFEAGDLWWVTREEAPMFSEEQDERFVVDEWETPILTWLEESQIGETTTGSEVMNQALKLDPGHWGKPEQMRVGAILHRLGWRRFRLGALNKSGQRPWAYKKPEHWGRAPALEQPEFEEPCFDD, encoded by the coding sequence ATGCTCGATGAAGTGTTGGGGCAATTCGCCGATTACGGTCTGGAGCCGGCGCAACCGCTGGTGTTCGGCAAGCTGACCCGCTGCAAGACTTCGCAGGACAAGGGCAAGGAAAAGAACGGCTGGTACGTGGTCCACGAGCAGCGCACGGAGAAGGGCGACACGCTGATCTTCGGCGCCTTCGGTGACTGGCGTTCGGGTGAGACGCAGAAGATCAAGGTCAAGGCCGGCCGCATGTCGCTGGAAGAACGCGAAGTGATGCGCGCTCGCCAGGAAGAAGCCAAGCGCCGAGCCGCGGAAATCGCGAATAACGCTGCGCGGCGGGCCGCGAAAAGGGCGCAAGGTTTGTTCGAGCGCATGCCGACCACCGGGCGCAGCGATTACCTGGACCGCAAACAGATCGTCGGCATCAACGTCCGCTACGCGCCACGCACCGGCGCCGTATTGGTCCCAATGAAGAACGCCCGTGATCAGATCATGGGCCTGCAAGTGATCTTTCCGAACAAGCAGGAAGACACCGGCCGCGACAAGTCCTACTGGCCTTACGGGATGGCGAAGGAGGGCACCTTTCACCTGCTCGGCCCGCATCCGGTACCGGGCGAACCGGTGCTGGTCTGTGAGGGTTACGCCACCGGCGCCAGCCTGCACATGGCGACGTCGCTCGCGGTGGCAGTGGCCTTCGATGCGGGCAACCTGCTGGCCGTGTGCAAGGTCATGCGTGAACGCTTTGCCGGCTGCCCGCTGATCATCTGCCGCGATGACGACTGGAAAACCACCAAGCCCAATGGCGATGCCTGGAACCCCGGCGAAGAGAAGGCCAGCAACGCCGCGCTGATCGTTGGTGCCCAGGTCGTTGCGCCGATCTTCGCGGTCGAGCGCCACGAGAAGTGGACCGATTTCAACGACCTGCACGTCGCCGAAGGCCTCGACGCAGTTCGCCGACAAGTGCTTGCGGTGGTCCGCCCACCGGCTGCCGGTGGCTGGAAAGATCAGCTGGCCCGCAGTGAAAGCGGCGCCTTGATCGCGCACATGCAGAACGTCGAATTGATCCTCGCTCACGACGAACGCTGGGCCGGGGTGATCAGCTACTGCGCCTTCAGCTCGAAGATCGTCAAGTTGCGTGCAGCGCCCTATGGCGGTGGCATCGGCGAGTGGGCCGACATTGATGACGTGCGAGTGATGAAGTGGCTCGCGCAGCAGTACAACCTGCGCGTGAAGTCCTCGCACGTGATCGAGGCGGTCAGTGTCGTTGCGCACGACCACGCCTTTCACCCGGTGCGCGAGTACCTGAAAAAGCTCGAATGGGATCGTGTGCCGCGCCTGGAGCGTTGGCTGACCGATGTGATGGGGGTCAAGGAAACCGACTACACCTCCAAGGTCGGCAAGCGCTGGCTGATCTCGGCCGTGGCACGGGTGATGAAACCCGGCTGCAAGGCGGACTCGGTGATGATCCTCGAAGGCGTACAGGGCGCCGGTAAGTCGACCGCCATGAGCGTGCTCGGCGGTGAGTGGTTCATGGATACGCCGTTTGCCCTCGGTGACAAGGACGGCTTCCAGGCGATTCGCGGCAAGTGGATCGTCGAACTCGGCGAGCTGGACAGCTTCAACAAGGCCGAGAGCACCAAGGCCAAGCAGTTCTTCTCGGCGTCGACCGACACCTACCGTGAGAGCTACGGCCGCAGAACCCTGGACGTGCCACGCCAGTGTGTCTTCGTAGGTACCACCAACCAGGACGAATACCTCAAGGACGCCACCGGCAACCGTCGGTATTGGCCGGTGGCCTGTACCAAGGTTGACGTGCCGTTGCTGCGCGAGATCCGCGACCAACTGTGGGCCGAAGCGGTGTTCTGCTTCGAGGCCGGCGACCTCTGGTGGGTGACCCGTGAGGAGGCGCCGATGTTCAGCGAGGAGCAGGACGAACGCTTCGTGGTGGACGAATGGGAAACACCGATCCTGACTTGGCTCGAAGAGTCGCAGATCGGCGAGACCACCACCGGCAGCGAGGTGATGAATCAGGCGCTCAAGCTCGATCCCGGTCATTGGGGCAAACCGGAGCAGATGCGCGTCGGCGCGATCCTGCACCGGCTCGGCTGGCGACGCTTCCGTCTCGGCGCGTTGAACAAGAGTGGTCAGCGGCCCTGGGCGTACAAGAAGCCCGAGCATTGGGGCAGGGCGCCTGCGCTGGAGCAACCTGAGTTCGAGGAGCCGTGCTTCGATGATTAA
- a CDS encoding helix-turn-helix transcriptional regulator, with product MNLIAEHREKSGIKQKELVVALGWTQARISNYEAGRRIAGLAECRAIVRALNKLGTPCSLDDVFPPEKESFQVA from the coding sequence ATGAATCTAATCGCCGAGCATCGAGAAAAGTCTGGCATTAAGCAAAAGGAGCTCGTTGTAGCTCTTGGATGGACCCAAGCACGTATTAGCAACTATGAGGCTGGGCGCCGAATTGCTGGACTGGCGGAGTGCAGAGCCATAGTCAGAGCGCTCAATAAGCTAGGCACGCCATGCAGTCTTGATGATGTGTTTCCTCCGGAAAAGGAAAGCTTCCAAGTTGCATAG
- a CDS encoding terminase small subunit, whose translation MSTATYLSKSAFAAHIGRSPSYITWLKENGRLVLSPNGKQVDVLATEALIRDTADPSKAAVAARHQQDRLQRDVYSHVAAQSEPTNMAAPPPADPVQGQTPDFQKARAHREHYLARMAEMEFRKAQGELVEISFVQKAAYETARSLNQSLMSLSPQLAPKLAALSDPWEVERQLTAALRQRLNEAAQVSSDDFGFALSEC comes from the coding sequence ATGAGCACTGCCACGTACCTGTCAAAAAGCGCCTTCGCGGCGCACATCGGGCGCTCACCGAGCTATATCACCTGGCTCAAAGAAAACGGTCGACTGGTCCTGTCGCCCAACGGCAAGCAGGTCGACGTACTGGCCACTGAAGCTTTGATCCGCGATACCGCCGACCCTAGCAAGGCTGCCGTCGCTGCTCGCCACCAACAGGACCGGCTTCAGCGTGATGTGTACAGTCACGTCGCAGCCCAATCCGAGCCGACTAACATGGCTGCGCCGCCGCCCGCTGATCCTGTGCAAGGGCAGACTCCTGACTTTCAGAAAGCACGAGCGCATCGCGAGCATTACCTGGCGCGGATGGCTGAGATGGAGTTTCGCAAGGCGCAGGGTGAACTGGTCGAGATCAGCTTCGTGCAAAAGGCTGCATATGAGACGGCACGTTCGCTCAACCAATCGCTGATGAGCTTATCTCCCCAATTGGCGCCAAAGCTCGCTGCTCTATCTGATCCATGGGAGGTGGAAAGGCAGCTAACGGCTGCGCTGCGCCAGCGGCTTAACGAAGCCGCTCAAGTGTCCAGTGACGACTTCGGATTTGCATTGAGTGAATGCTAA
- a CDS encoding pyocin activator PrtN family protein gives MSNATQNPLRLHPAPESTTVEMLYRTFGNVLIPLEKIREAYFRNLNSQLFVTEIYNGRIQLPITTIDASRKALKYVHIRHMASLIDICAYKADEDMQRQHDGQRPVAPTPLTAVTTGQRQSQEHTT, from the coding sequence ATGAGTAACGCTACGCAGAATCCGCTTCGCCTTCATCCGGCGCCTGAATCGACCACTGTTGAAATGCTCTATCGCACTTTCGGAAATGTGCTGATCCCGCTGGAAAAAATTCGGGAGGCCTATTTTCGCAACCTGAATTCACAGTTGTTCGTGACTGAGATCTACAACGGCCGGATTCAGCTTCCGATCACCACGATCGACGCCAGCCGCAAGGCACTCAAATACGTGCACATACGACACATGGCCTCATTGATCGACATCTGCGCCTACAAAGCCGATGAGGACATGCAGCGACAGCACGACGGCCAACGCCCTGTTGCCCCCACACCACTGACGGCTGTCACCACCGGCCAGCGACAATCCCAGGAGCACACCACATGA
- a CDS encoding phage holin family protein: MTNEQQALAEMPIWLVIALSLVGGVSGEMWRADKDGARGWALLRRLALRSGACIVCGVSAMMLLVGAGLPIWTAGALRCLTAMAGADVAISLYERWVAKRLDLSEAEPKA; the protein is encoded by the coding sequence ATGACGAACGAGCAACAGGCACTGGCAGAGATGCCGATCTGGTTGGTGATTGCCCTGTCATTGGTTGGCGGCGTGTCCGGCGAGATGTGGCGCGCTGACAAGGATGGGGCACGAGGCTGGGCCTTACTGCGCCGCCTCGCACTTCGGTCCGGCGCCTGCATCGTCTGCGGCGTGTCAGCGATGATGTTGCTGGTCGGTGCGGGCTTGCCGATCTGGACAGCGGGCGCCCTACGTTGCCTGACCGCGATGGCCGGCGCGGACGTCGCCATCAGCTTGTACGAACGCTGGGTGGCCAAGCGGCTGGACCTGAGCGAGGCCGAGCCGAAGGCATGA
- a CDS encoding phage regulatory CII family protein, translating into MSRIALSSLERAQREILPLDLALYHAARDYPGGAAAIAATTGRNPTTLQHKLSPTHPSHSINIQEFGEILELTKDRRILDAVHALVGDTIWQELADTYTYDMPETLTTGIAEYFRQVADLAETWAKSIGDGVVTDQELAAIRLQVFRGIQGLLGLFNRATYVNQTTRGADRG; encoded by the coding sequence ATGAGCCGAATCGCTCTCAGTTCTCTGGAACGGGCGCAGCGGGAAATCCTGCCGCTCGATTTAGCGCTGTACCACGCCGCTCGCGATTACCCGGGCGGCGCTGCTGCCATCGCAGCCACGACCGGTCGTAACCCGACCACGCTGCAGCATAAGTTGTCGCCAACCCATCCGAGCCACTCCATCAACATTCAGGAATTCGGCGAGATCCTCGAACTGACCAAGGACCGCCGCATTCTCGATGCGGTGCATGCGCTGGTCGGTGACACGATCTGGCAGGAGTTGGCCGACACCTACACCTATGACATGCCTGAAACCCTCACGACCGGTATCGCCGAGTACTTTCGTCAGGTCGCGGATCTCGCCGAGACCTGGGCCAAGAGCATTGGCGACGGTGTAGTGACTGATCAGGAATTGGCGGCGATTCGTCTGCAGGTGTTCCGAGGTATTCAAGGTCTGCTGGGTTTGTTCAACCGCGCCACCTACGTCAACCAGACCACGCGAGGTGCCGACCGTGGCTGA
- the xerC gene encoding tyrosine recombinase XerC has protein sequence MGRRPTKPGSIPRLRERKRGNTTYYLYDTGGKPRKEIPLGTDYGLAILEYAKLEKSRVSQALTQTVLTFAYVAELYMNEVVPTKAHATQKDNARELKNLLLFFNDPPAPLEAIEPKHVSQYLRHRGKTAPIRANREKALLSSIWNFARENGYTSLANPCSGVKGNKETGRDIYVEDDILARAYRHADQPLRDALDLFYLTGQRIADTLKMDERDIKDGKLSVQQGKTGAKRRIEIIGELKVVIDRIMTRKAGHKIRSTRLVVIDSGQPMTTSMLRKRFDDAREAAGIPKAEFQMRDLRAKAATDKEESTGSIREARDQLGHTTVGMTEQYIRMRKGMKVTPTK, from the coding sequence ATGGGACGAAGACCAACAAAGCCGGGGAGCATTCCTCGGCTGCGCGAGAGAAAACGCGGCAACACCACCTATTACCTCTATGACACTGGCGGGAAACCACGCAAGGAAATCCCGCTAGGTACAGATTACGGCCTAGCCATACTAGAGTACGCAAAACTCGAAAAAAGCCGCGTCTCTCAAGCTCTGACACAAACCGTACTTACCTTTGCTTACGTAGCCGAGCTTTATATGAATGAGGTGGTTCCCACAAAAGCCCACGCCACCCAAAAGGACAACGCGCGCGAACTGAAAAACCTTCTTCTGTTCTTCAACGACCCGCCCGCTCCTCTAGAAGCTATCGAACCAAAACATGTCAGCCAGTACCTTCGTCATCGTGGCAAGACAGCACCTATTCGCGCGAATCGGGAGAAGGCACTACTCAGCTCCATCTGGAACTTTGCTCGCGAGAATGGCTATACATCCTTGGCAAATCCTTGCTCAGGCGTGAAAGGCAATAAAGAAACCGGTCGCGACATATATGTTGAAGACGACATACTTGCCCGAGCCTACCGGCATGCCGATCAGCCATTGAGGGACGCTTTGGACCTGTTCTACCTAACGGGCCAGAGGATCGCAGACACATTGAAGATGGATGAGCGAGACATAAAAGACGGAAAGCTCTCCGTTCAGCAAGGCAAGACCGGGGCTAAACGAAGGATCGAGATCATTGGTGAGCTCAAAGTCGTAATCGATCGAATCATGACACGAAAGGCTGGACACAAAATCAGATCAACACGTCTGGTAGTAATCGACTCTGGGCAGCCAATGACGACCAGCATGCTCAGAAAGCGGTTTGATGACGCCAGGGAAGCAGCCGGAATTCCAAAAGCAGAATTCCAGATGCGCGACCTAAGAGCAAAAGCGGCGACGGATAAGGAGGAGTCAACAGGGAGCATCCGAGAAGCTAGGGACCAGCTAGGACATACAACCGTTGGGATGACAGAACAGTACATCCGAATGCGCAAGGGGATGAAGGTTACCCCTACGAAGTGA
- a CDS encoding phage antirepressor KilAC domain-containing protein, translating into MERTLAQAAAHLGLTRPKLIARMREKGLLKGNLPADLERDNDYLRIKDSPWYDEKYGMQYSQSTRVKQDGIRWLAEQLNIHLPAIPADRRDVA; encoded by the coding sequence ATGGAACGCACCCTCGCCCAAGCGGCCGCTCATCTCGGCCTGACCCGTCCTAAGCTCATCGCCCGCATGCGCGAAAAGGGCCTACTCAAGGGAAACCTGCCGGCGGACCTTGAGCGCGACAACGATTATCTACGGATCAAGGACAGCCCCTGGTACGACGAGAAATACGGCATGCAGTACAGCCAGTCGACGCGGGTCAAGCAGGACGGCATCCGCTGGCTGGCCGAGCAGTTGAACATTCATCTTCCCGCCATCCCGGCAGACCGCCGTGACGTGGCCTAG
- a CDS encoding DNA cytosine methyltransferase, whose amino-acid sequence MNELALFAGAGGGILGGHLLGWRTVCAVERDAFAAQILAQRQTDGLLPPFPIWSDVCSFDGRPWRGLVDVVSGGFPCQDISVAGAGLGIAGARSGLWRQMARITDEVRPRYVELENSPLLVGRGLALVLGDLAEMGYDARWGVIGAADLGAPHQRDRIWLIAEDTRQTVANTRGEHGKGILPGRIDSPFRGRPLERSPGSRRDGTGWWSSEPGMGRVADGVAHRVDRLKAIGNGQVPVVAASAFEALCIS is encoded by the coding sequence GTGAATGAGTTGGCTCTTTTCGCAGGCGCTGGTGGCGGAATACTCGGCGGCCACCTCCTCGGCTGGCGAACCGTCTGCGCCGTTGAGCGTGATGCCTTCGCCGCACAGATTCTGGCGCAACGACAAACCGATGGACTGCTCCCGCCTTTCCCGATTTGGTCTGACGTGTGCAGTTTTGACGGACGCCCATGGCGAGGCCTTGTTGACGTGGTTTCGGGAGGATTTCCTTGTCAGGACATCTCGGTTGCAGGCGCCGGCCTGGGTATCGCCGGCGCCCGCTCCGGACTGTGGCGGCAGATGGCACGAATTACCGATGAGGTACGACCGCGCTACGTCGAACTGGAGAACTCACCATTGCTTGTGGGAAGAGGACTTGCCTTGGTGCTCGGTGACCTTGCCGAAATGGGGTATGACGCGCGATGGGGTGTTATCGGAGCGGCTGACCTCGGCGCCCCTCATCAGCGTGACCGGATCTGGCTCATCGCAGAAGACACGCGTCAGACGGTGGCCAACACCCGTGGCGAGCATGGCAAAGGGATCCTCCCCGGCCGCATTGACTCGCCGTTCCGGGGCCGACCGCTCGAACGATCGCCTGGATCACGCCGTGATGGCACTGGATGGTGGTCATCTGAGCCCGGAATGGGCCGAGTGGCTGATGGGGTGGCCCATCGGGTGGACCGACTTAAGGCCATTGGCAACGGACAGGTTCCAGTCGTGGCAGCAAGCGCATTCGAAGCGCTCTGTATTTCCTAG
- a CDS encoding DUF4224 domain-containing protein, which yields MNIQFLSHEQVCELTGAKTKAGQITVLKRNGIRHTIKRNGWPCVIASALTGATTNATETPTWQPRLVG from the coding sequence ATGAACATTCAATTTCTTAGCCATGAGCAGGTTTGCGAGCTAACCGGAGCTAAAACTAAAGCCGGTCAGATAACGGTACTGAAGCGCAATGGCATTCGTCATACCATCAAGCGCAATGGCTGGCCTTGCGTGATTGCGTCCGCGCTGACAGGAGCAACTACCAACGCGACAGAAACTCCAACGTGGCAGCCGCGCCTGGTGGGATAA